The following are from one region of the Flavimobilis soli genome:
- a CDS encoding ATP-binding protein, which yields MRRRMILATVSAVAVAVILLGFPLAFLGAQLVKDNELRELQIRATNIARAVEGRLGREDPVTPDVLEPYVGGEGRLGAYIEVVLPTGERVTAGEEVEGRRQMVGALGSSSNTLVYVYVPYWDLYLRSVQIIMLVVVAAVVALGASILVAIWQANRLSAPLLYLAASAEQIGSGQVRPRVEPSGVEEIDLVAAELVRSSDRLAQRLAVERQFSSDASHQLRTPLTALTMRIEEMALAAPDNEEIQEEARVSLEQVERLVTVVDDLLARTRRALGGNNEAVRLADIVNQQVEEWGPTFEALDRELVVDVDPATMVLATPGGLAQVLATLVENSLKHGGGTTTVRSRASGTSGAVVIEVSDEGPGVPDELAPHIFEREVTSGAGTGLGLALARDLAAADGGRLELSQRRPPVFSLFLSGVPKSLDPSVVLPVGSVVSSGWSRRRRPPT from the coding sequence TTGCGTCGCCGGATGATCCTGGCCACCGTCTCGGCGGTGGCCGTCGCGGTCATCCTCCTCGGCTTCCCGCTGGCCTTCCTCGGTGCACAGCTCGTCAAGGACAACGAGCTGCGCGAGCTGCAGATCCGCGCGACGAACATCGCGCGCGCGGTCGAGGGTCGGCTCGGCCGTGAGGACCCCGTCACCCCTGACGTCCTCGAGCCGTACGTCGGCGGCGAGGGCCGCCTCGGTGCCTACATCGAGGTCGTGCTGCCCACGGGCGAGCGCGTCACGGCGGGCGAGGAGGTCGAGGGTCGCCGCCAGATGGTTGGCGCGCTCGGCTCGAGCAGCAACACGCTCGTCTACGTGTACGTCCCGTACTGGGACCTGTACCTGCGCTCCGTGCAGATCATCATGCTCGTCGTCGTCGCGGCCGTCGTCGCGCTCGGCGCGAGCATCCTCGTGGCGATCTGGCAGGCGAACCGCCTCTCCGCGCCGCTGCTGTACCTCGCGGCGTCGGCCGAGCAGATCGGCTCCGGCCAGGTGCGGCCGCGCGTCGAGCCGTCCGGGGTCGAGGAGATCGACCTCGTCGCCGCCGAGCTCGTGCGCAGCTCGGACCGTCTCGCGCAGCGCCTCGCGGTGGAGCGGCAGTTCTCGTCGGACGCGTCGCACCAGCTGCGGACCCCGCTGACGGCACTGACGATGCGCATCGAGGAGATGGCGCTCGCGGCCCCCGACAACGAGGAGATCCAGGAGGAGGCCCGCGTCTCCCTCGAGCAGGTCGAGCGTCTCGTCACGGTCGTCGACGACCTGCTCGCCCGCACGCGCCGCGCGCTCGGGGGCAACAACGAGGCCGTGCGTCTCGCGGACATCGTGAACCAGCAGGTCGAGGAGTGGGGCCCGACGTTCGAGGCGCTCGACCGTGAGCTCGTCGTCGACGTCGACCCTGCGACCATGGTGCTCGCGACGCCGGGCGGGCTCGCCCAGGTCCTCGCGACGCTCGTGGAGAACTCGCTCAAGCACGGCGGCGGCACGACGACGGTCCGCTCGCGCGCGAGCGGCACGAGCGGCGCTGTCGTGATCGAGGTGTCGGACGAGGGGCCTGGCGTCCCGGACGAGCTCGCCCCGCACATCTTCGAGCGTGAGGTGACGTCGGGCGCCGGCACCGGCCTGGGCCTCGCGCTGGCCCGCGACCTCGCGGCGGCCGACGGCGGTCGGCTCGAGCTGTCGCAGCGCCGCCCGCCGGTGTTCTCGCTGTTCCTGTCAGGCGTCCCGAAGTCGCTCGACCCGTCGGTCGTCCTTCCCGTGGGGTCGGTCGTCTCGTCGGGGTGGAGCCGTCGTCGGCGTCCGCCGACCTGA
- a CDS encoding 5-(carboxyamino)imidazole ribonucleotide synthase has translation MSTPVVAVVGGGQLARMMAPAAGELGVHLRVLVEAPGASAGQVVADTPVGAASDAAAVRALVAGTSTDGWDAPLGRARADVLTFEHEHVPGEILAETVASGVPVHPGAHALVHAQDKIVMRERLTALGVPCPAWAALPRDPEEAAAALTAFLAEHSGDDGQAVLKTSRGGYDGKGVRLVAAAEQATDWFDGVVAGGPALLVEEKVPFTRELAVLVARRPSGDAVTYPVVESVQRDGVCAEVVAPAPDLSDALAEEARGIALTIAEGLDVTGVLAVEMFEVDGRVLVNELAMRPHNSGHWTIDGAVTSQFEQHLRAVLDLPLGDTSPRARWTVMANVLGSTHAELADALPAVLAADPGVRVNLYGKDVRPGRKLGHVNVSGDDLADVRRRALAAAAILRGE, from the coding sequence GTGAGCACACCGGTCGTGGCAGTCGTGGGTGGGGGCCAGCTGGCCCGGATGATGGCGCCGGCCGCCGGGGAGCTGGGCGTGCACCTGCGGGTCCTCGTCGAGGCGCCCGGCGCGTCCGCCGGGCAGGTCGTCGCGGACACCCCCGTCGGCGCGGCGTCGGACGCCGCCGCCGTGCGTGCGCTCGTCGCAGGGACGAGCACGGACGGGTGGGACGCGCCCCTCGGGCGCGCGCGCGCCGACGTCCTCACCTTCGAGCACGAGCACGTGCCCGGCGAGATACTCGCCGAGACGGTCGCCTCCGGCGTTCCCGTGCACCCCGGGGCGCACGCCCTCGTGCACGCCCAGGACAAGATCGTCATGCGTGAGCGCCTCACGGCCCTCGGCGTCCCGTGCCCCGCGTGGGCCGCGCTGCCGCGCGACCCCGAGGAGGCCGCGGCCGCCCTCACGGCCTTCCTCGCCGAGCACAGCGGTGACGACGGACAGGCGGTCCTCAAGACCTCGCGCGGCGGCTACGACGGCAAGGGCGTGCGCCTCGTCGCTGCGGCCGAGCAGGCGACGGACTGGTTCGACGGCGTCGTCGCAGGCGGCCCCGCGCTCCTCGTGGAGGAGAAGGTGCCGTTCACGCGCGAGCTCGCGGTGCTCGTCGCGCGCCGCCCCTCGGGCGACGCGGTGACCTACCCCGTCGTCGAGTCCGTCCAGCGCGACGGCGTGTGCGCGGAGGTCGTCGCGCCCGCCCCCGACCTGTCGGACGCGCTCGCCGAGGAGGCTCGCGGGATCGCGCTGACGATCGCCGAGGGCCTGGACGTGACGGGCGTCCTCGCGGTCGAGATGTTCGAGGTCGACGGTCGCGTGCTCGTCAACGAGCTCGCGATGCGTCCCCACAACTCCGGCCACTGGACGATCGACGGGGCGGTCACGAGCCAGTTCGAGCAGCACCTGCGCGCCGTGCTCGACCTGCCGCTCGGCGACACCTCTCCGCGCGCACGGTGGACCGTCATGGCGAACGTGCTCGGCTCGACGCACGCCGAGCTCGCGGACGCGCTTCCCGCGGTGCTCGCCGCCGACCCAGGCGTGCGCGTGAACCTGTACGGCAAGGACGTGCGCCCCGGTCGCAAGCTGGGCCACGTGAACGTCAGCGGGGACGACCTCGCGGACG
- a CDS encoding response regulator transcription factor, translated as MTHVLLAEDDPAIAEPLARALTREGYSVVVQGTGQGAIDAAPGVDLVVLDLGLPDMDGLDVARAIRSQGLTTPVLVLTARADEVDLVVGLDAGADDYVTKPFRLAELLARVRALLRRTHGEVETDEELRAQDVRVDVSAHRAFQGEHELHLTTKEFELLRVLVANAGSVVVRDALMREVWGSELVGSTKTLDMHVSWLRRKLGDDANAPRYISTVRGMGFRFETGEH; from the coding sequence ATGACCCATGTGCTGCTGGCTGAAGACGACCCGGCGATCGCGGAGCCTCTCGCGCGTGCGCTGACCCGTGAGGGTTACAGCGTGGTGGTGCAGGGGACCGGGCAGGGTGCCATCGACGCTGCGCCTGGCGTGGACCTCGTCGTCCTCGACCTGGGCCTGCCGGACATGGACGGCCTCGACGTCGCCCGCGCGATCCGCTCGCAGGGCCTGACGACCCCAGTGCTCGTCCTGACGGCGCGCGCCGACGAGGTGGACCTCGTCGTCGGCCTCGACGCGGGCGCCGACGACTACGTGACGAAGCCGTTCCGGCTCGCCGAGCTGCTCGCCCGCGTCCGGGCGCTCCTGCGCCGCACGCACGGCGAGGTCGAGACGGACGAGGAGCTCCGTGCCCAGGACGTCCGTGTCGACGTCTCCGCGCACCGCGCCTTCCAGGGCGAGCACGAGCTGCACCTGACGACGAAGGAGTTCGAGCTCCTGCGGGTGCTCGTCGCGAACGCGGGCTCCGTCGTCGTGCGTGACGCGCTCATGCGCGAGGTCTGGGGCTCCGAGCTCGTCGGCTCGACGAAGACCCTCGACATGCACGTCTCGTGGCTGCGCCGCAAGCTCGGCGACGACGCGAACGCGCCGCGCTACATCTCGACCGTCCGGGGCATGGGCTTCCGCTTCGAGACCGGAGAGCACTGA
- a CDS encoding GtrA family protein, producing the protein MVTRSAVVSRLAELFRFGSVGAVAFVVDTGLFNLLMFGPGQVLGHKPLTSKVVSVAVATLVSWLGNRYWTFSARRQKHHGRELVSFVLVNVGGMLIAVACLGVSRYVLRLDSPLADNIAANVVGLVLGMVFRYVAYRTFVFTNVRDDAAPQPAAALATEVPAPASPTPAPPTP; encoded by the coding sequence ATGGTGACCCGTTCCGCCGTCGTGAGCCGCCTGGCCGAGCTCTTCCGCTTCGGTTCCGTCGGCGCGGTCGCGTTCGTCGTGGACACGGGCCTGTTCAACCTGCTCATGTTCGGCCCCGGGCAGGTTCTCGGCCACAAGCCGCTGACGAGCAAGGTCGTCTCGGTCGCGGTCGCGACGCTCGTGTCGTGGCTCGGGAACCGCTACTGGACGTTCTCCGCGCGACGCCAGAAGCACCATGGTCGCGAGCTCGTGTCGTTCGTCCTGGTCAACGTCGGCGGCATGCTCATCGCTGTCGCGTGCCTCGGCGTGAGCCGCTACGTCCTGCGGCTCGACTCCCCGCTCGCGGACAACATCGCGGCCAACGTCGTCGGCCTGGTGCTCGGCATGGTCTTCCGGTACGTCGCCTACCGCACCTTCGTGTTCACGAACGTGCGCGACGACGCCGCCCCTCAGCCCGCCGCCGCACTGGCGACCGAGGTGCCGGCGCCTGCCTCGCCGACGCCCGCGCCTCCGACGCCCTGA